A single region of the Candidatus Zymogenaceae bacterium genome encodes:
- the gyrB gene encoding DNA topoisomerase (ATP-hydrolyzing) subunit B — MGKEYDADRIKVLEGFEAVRKRPAMYIGSTGAAGLHHLVFEVVDNSIDEALAGFCTKVKVFIHIDNSITVIDNGRGIPVDMHKTENKPAAEVVMTTLHAGGKFDSDTYKYSGGLHGVGVSVVNALSKELEMEIKRENKVYYQKYVYGKPQAKLEVIGTTKRRGTKVKFKPDDTIFEETKYSFDILAERLRELAFLNRGIEISLIDERTDTEEKFMYKGGIVSFVEHLNRNKNPLHPKPIYIEIEKENMLLECAIQYNDSYKESMFSFVNNIHTREGGTHVVGFRSALTRTINNYAQNNGLLKNLKENLTGDDVREGMTAVLSIKISNPQFEGQTKGKLGNSEVKGIVEALINERLSAYLDENPTVSKKVVKKAAEAALAREAARKAKELTRRKGALDSTTLPGKLADCQERDPSLSELYIVEGDSAGGSAKSGRDRRNQAILPLRGKILNVEKSRFDKMLSSEEIKTLIAALGTGIGPGDFDVSKLRYHKIIIMTDADVDGSHIRTLLLTFFFRHMTELVENGYLYIAQPPLFRVKKGKEEMYIKDEEGLEDYLLELGVSGVGLVRPDGKTVSGKRLVGLTKKMMRFGDILDHIHKRKMDKDLVYALVAEGAIGPQILKKEKRTNLKKTLGAIEKRLAHAAPDMSEVIFDLEEDTEHEGTQVVCRTRRNGSLRSFVFDVNFLTSPEFEELRELYQDLRELGDDEFTFRNDKETIVRKSYEEIVSFLLDRGKKGRNVQRYKGLGEMNPDQLWETTMDPERRTLLQVNIQDFVKSDEIFTILMGDQVEQRRNFIEKHALDVRNLDI, encoded by the coding sequence ATGGGAAAAGAATACGATGCCGACAGAATAAAGGTTCTCGAGGGTTTTGAGGCGGTCAGGAAGCGCCCCGCCATGTATATCGGCTCCACGGGAGCGGCGGGGCTTCACCATTTGGTGTTCGAGGTTGTGGATAACTCCATAGACGAGGCCCTGGCGGGATTCTGTACGAAGGTAAAGGTCTTCATCCATATAGACAATTCCATCACCGTCATCGACAACGGCAGGGGAATCCCGGTCGATATGCACAAGACCGAAAACAAGCCGGCCGCGGAGGTGGTGATGACGACCCTTCATGCCGGGGGCAAGTTCGACAGCGATACGTATAAATACTCCGGCGGCCTGCACGGCGTGGGCGTGAGTGTAGTCAATGCCCTCTCCAAAGAGCTGGAGATGGAAATAAAGAGGGAGAACAAGGTCTACTACCAGAAATATGTATACGGAAAGCCCCAGGCGAAGCTCGAGGTGATCGGCACCACGAAGCGCCGGGGGACGAAGGTCAAATTCAAGCCGGACGACACCATTTTCGAGGAGACGAAGTACTCCTTCGACATCCTGGCGGAGCGCCTGCGCGAGCTCGCCTTTCTCAACAGGGGAATAGAGATCTCCCTCATCGATGAGCGGACGGACACGGAAGAAAAGTTCATGTACAAGGGGGGGATCGTCTCCTTTGTTGAGCACCTGAACCGGAACAAAAATCCGCTCCATCCAAAGCCGATATACATTGAGATTGAAAAGGAGAACATGCTCCTGGAGTGCGCCATACAGTACAACGATTCCTACAAGGAGAGCATGTTTTCCTTCGTCAATAACATCCACACCCGGGAGGGGGGAACCCACGTGGTGGGATTCCGCTCGGCCCTGACCCGGACGATAAACAACTACGCCCAGAACAACGGTCTCTTGAAGAACCTGAAAGAGAATCTCACCGGCGATGACGTTCGCGAGGGAATGACCGCCGTGCTCTCCATAAAGATATCAAATCCCCAGTTCGAGGGACAAACGAAGGGAAAACTCGGAAATTCCGAGGTGAAGGGTATCGTAGAGGCGCTGATAAACGAGAGGTTGTCGGCGTATCTGGATGAAAACCCGACGGTCTCGAAAAAGGTGGTCAAGAAGGCGGCGGAGGCGGCGTTGGCCCGGGAGGCGGCCAGAAAGGCCAAGGAACTGACGAGGAGAAAGGGGGCGCTCGACTCCACAACGCTTCCCGGCAAGCTCGCGGACTGCCAGGAGCGGGATCCCTCCCTGAGTGAGCTCTACATCGTCGAGGGGGACAGCGCCGGCGGTTCCGCCAAGAGCGGCAGGGATAGAAGAAACCAGGCGATACTCCCCCTTCGGGGGAAAATCCTCAACGTGGAGAAATCGAGATTCGACAAGATGCTCTCGTCCGAGGAGATAAAGACGCTGATCGCGGCCCTCGGGACCGGCATCGGCCCCGGGGACTTCGACGTCTCGAAGCTGAGGTATCACAAGATCATCATCATGACCGACGCCGACGTGGACGGCTCCCACATCAGGACGCTTCTTCTCACCTTCTTCTTCCGTCACATGACGGAGCTTGTGGAGAACGGCTACCTTTACATCGCCCAGCCCCCCCTCTTTCGGGTGAAGAAGGGGAAGGAAGAGATGTACATCAAGGACGAGGAGGGTTTGGAGGACTATCTTTTGGAGTTGGGCGTCTCCGGTGTCGGTCTTGTGCGCCCGGATGGAAAAACGGTGTCCGGAAAACGCCTGGTGGGGCTGACGAAAAAGATGATGCGCTTCGGGGATATCCTCGATCACATCCATAAGCGAAAGATGGACAAGGATCTGGTGTACGCCCTTGTTGCAGAGGGGGCGATCGGCCCGCAGATTCTGAAAAAAGAAAAACGCACCAATCTGAAAAAGACCCTGGGTGCGATAGAAAAGCGCCTCGCTCACGCGGCGCCGGACATGAGTGAGGTGATCTTCGATCTTGAGGAGGACACGGAGCACGAGGGGACTCAGGTCGTCTGCCGGACCAGGAGAAACGGCAGCCTGAGAAGCTTCGTGTTCGACGTGAACTTCCTGACGTCTCCGGAATTCGAGGAGCTGCGGGAGCTGTATCAAGACCTCCGGGAGCTTGGAGATGACGAGTTCACCTTTCGAAACGACAAGGAGACCATCGTCCGAAAAAGCTACGAGGAGATCGTTTCCTTCCTGCTTGATCGGGGCAAGAAGGGGAGAAACGTACAGCGATATAAAGGATTGGGAGAAATGAACCCGGACCAGCTCTGGGAGACGACGATGGACCCGGAGCGACGAACGCTCCTGCAGGTGAACATTCAGGATTTTGTGAAATCCGACGAGATATTCACCATTCTCATGGGAGACCAGGTGGAGCAGAGAAGAAATTTTATTGAAAAGCACGCGCTGGATGTCCGGAACCTTGATATCTGA
- the dnaN gene encoding DNA polymerase III subunit beta, which translates to MEFKIAREEILRGLGLTQSIVEKKNTIQILSNVLLKSEQDVLTIEATDLEVGIRDTYTCEGIIEGGITVDAKMLYEVVRQIPDGMTIHFKKQENNWVEINAGRSVFNLVGLSSEDFPEVPLFPGDYQWFMEPPVIESMVDKTIFAVSHEDVRYNLSGVYCEAVEESGGKTLRMVATDGHRLSLVETAIDGELPEVLKKGIILPRKGLSELKKMLDEGEDAIGMRVEENNLMVHRDGTTLVMRLIDGRFPDYRQVIPQSNDKVITFPREEFIRTLRRVSILSYDRVRMVKFHISPNMVEISSESPEMGTAREEVPVEYSGNEFEIGFNANYILDILNAVDDDVVVFRLLDDSSPGEVRPAEEKGYFFIIMPMKI; encoded by the coding sequence ATGGAATTCAAGATTGCTCGTGAGGAAATCCTCAGAGGACTGGGATTGACTCAAAGCATTGTTGAGAAAAAAAACACCATACAGATTTTGTCAAACGTTCTGTTAAAATCGGAACAGGACGTCCTTACCATAGAAGCCACTGATCTCGAAGTCGGGATACGGGATACCTACACATGCGAGGGAATCATCGAGGGAGGTATCACCGTTGATGCGAAAATGCTGTACGAGGTGGTACGCCAAATCCCGGACGGGATGACGATTCATTTCAAGAAACAGGAAAACAACTGGGTGGAGATAAACGCGGGCAGGTCGGTTTTCAACCTTGTGGGACTGTCTTCCGAGGATTTTCCAGAAGTGCCCCTGTTTCCAGGGGACTACCAATGGTTCATGGAGCCCCCGGTTATTGAAAGTATGGTCGATAAGACCATATTCGCCGTATCTCATGAAGACGTCAGGTACAATCTCTCCGGGGTGTACTGTGAGGCGGTGGAGGAGAGCGGGGGAAAGACGCTTCGTATGGTGGCGACGGACGGGCATCGGCTGTCTCTTGTGGAGACGGCTATCGACGGGGAACTGCCCGAGGTCCTGAAAAAGGGGATCATCCTGCCGCGAAAGGGATTGAGCGAGCTGAAAAAGATGCTTGATGAGGGGGAAGACGCGATCGGCATGAGGGTGGAGGAAAACAACCTGATGGTGCATCGGGACGGCACGACGTTGGTAATGCGGCTGATAGACGGGAGATTTCCCGATTATCGACAGGTCATTCCCCAGTCCAACGACAAGGTGATCACCTTTCCGAGGGAGGAATTCATCAGGACCTTACGGAGGGTCTCGATTCTCTCCTATGACCGCGTACGCATGGTGAAATTTCATATCTCCCCGAACATGGTGGAGATCAGCTCAGAGAGCCCGGAAATGGGAACCGCCCGAGAGGAGGTCCCGGTGGAATACTCCGGAAATGAGTTTGAAATAGGATTCAACGCGAACTACATTCTTGATATTCTCAACGCCGTTGATGATGACGTGGTGGTTTTTCGCCTCCTTGACGATTCCAGCCCCGGAGAAGTGCGACCCGCCGAAGAGAAGGGGTATTTCTTCATCATTATGCCGATGAAGATTTAG
- a CDS encoding amidohydrolase, producing MQGLGGDRRGMIDAHVHILPRARLRGLMRWITRSFPDHPVPVNIDEAGIRADLAAHGVRGFFNHVYPLSPQETDSLNEFCRDLSVRMPESAPFGSLHVETPDKRGVVKRLIEEYRFTGLKVHPFIQDFDPADERMMEVYGLMEEYQKPVFIHTGFDEFYGKALPADRIETILERFPGLPLVLSHVLFPKFRDAEAIMERFPQVLLDATNVFGALRIFRHTANDDTGGGAIEKPEETFRSLMERFGHRTLFGSDHPAGIGGLGEIHDDLTSFGLTDDLLRMITRENPRRFIARFAPHIDDSWEKRGVYE from the coding sequence GTGCAAGGGCTCGGAGGCGACAGACGGGGGATGATCGACGCCCATGTACATATCCTCCCCCGGGCCAGGCTCCGGGGACTGATGCGGTGGATAACAAGAAGCTTTCCGGACCACCCGGTTCCTGTGAATATCGATGAAGCGGGGATCAGGGCGGATCTCGCCGCACACGGCGTTCGCGGATTTTTCAACCATGTCTATCCCCTTTCCCCACAGGAGACCGATTCCCTCAACGAATTCTGCCGTGATCTGTCGGTCAGGATGCCGGAGTCCGCGCCCTTCGGATCTCTTCACGTGGAGACGCCGGACAAGCGGGGGGTTGTCAAACGACTCATCGAGGAGTATCGGTTCACGGGCCTCAAGGTTCACCCGTTCATACAGGATTTCGATCCCGCCGATGAGCGTATGATGGAGGTCTACGGGTTGATGGAGGAGTATCAAAAGCCGGTCTTCATTCATACCGGATTCGACGAGTTTTACGGGAAAGCACTTCCGGCCGATCGCATCGAGACGATTCTGGAGCGGTTTCCGGGACTGCCGCTGGTGCTCTCCCACGTACTCTTTCCGAAGTTTCGGGACGCGGAAGCAATCATGGAGCGATTTCCACAGGTGTTACTCGACGCCACGAACGTCTTCGGGGCGCTCAGGATCTTCCGACATACGGCGAATGACGACACGGGCGGCGGCGCCATCGAAAAACCGGAGGAGACATTTCGCTCGCTGATGGAGAGGTTCGGTCACCGGACGCTCTTCGGGTCGGATCATCCGGCGGGGATCGGCGGCCTGGGGGAGATCCATGACGACCTCACGTCGTTCGGTCTTACTGATGACCTCCTTCGCATGATCACACGGGAGAACCCCCGGCGGTTCATCGCCCGGTTCGCTCCGCATATCGACGACTCGTGGGAAAAGAGGGGAGTATACGAATGA
- the hemL gene encoding glutamate-1-semialdehyde 2,1-aminomutase has product MTSDATSSKTLLSRAEKIIPGGVNSPVRAFRSVGGTPPFISRGKGCRLFDVDGHEYIDYVLSWGPLILGHAHEAVVDTAIEAARGGSSFGAPTEAEVRFAELVVSFFPSMEMLRLVSSGTEAAMTAIRLARGYTGRDIIIKFEGCYHGHVDSLLAAAGSGAATLGIPSTPGVTPGTARDTVTVPFNDLEALEGVFTEYAEKVAAVIVEPVPGNMGVVPPVEGYLPGILKLARKNGALVIFDEVMSGFRADLGGAQTLFGLDPDLTMLGKVVGGGYNLAAVGGRRDIMESLAPVGDVYQAGTLSGNPVAVAAGLATLLILKEPGLFSGIVEKTERLVRGILLSAEKAGVPMWGAQVGTMACLFFTDSPVRNFVDAKNADGERFKKYFHAMLKGDGTLGHYFAPSAFEALFVSAAHTGEDIETTIRAAAESLSAL; this is encoded by the coding sequence ATGACCAGCGATGCCACCTCTTCGAAAACGCTTCTTTCCAGGGCCGAGAAGATCATTCCCGGCGGCGTCAACAGCCCCGTCCGGGCGTTTCGGTCCGTGGGAGGCACGCCGCCCTTCATCAGCCGGGGAAAGGGCTGCCGACTGTTCGACGTCGACGGTCATGAGTACATCGACTATGTTTTGTCCTGGGGTCCTCTGATCCTGGGGCACGCCCACGAGGCGGTAGTGGACACAGCAATTGAGGCGGCCCGGGGAGGCTCCAGTTTCGGCGCCCCCACCGAGGCCGAGGTGCGGTTCGCGGAACTGGTGGTGTCGTTTTTCCCCTCCATGGAGATGCTTCGGCTGGTCAGCTCGGGCACCGAGGCGGCCATGACCGCCATTCGCCTGGCCCGGGGATACACCGGCCGGGATATCATTATCAAGTTCGAGGGGTGCTACCACGGCCACGTGGATTCGCTTTTGGCCGCCGCCGGCTCCGGAGCCGCCACCCTCGGGATCCCCTCCACCCCCGGGGTCACCCCCGGCACCGCCCGGGATACCGTTACCGTGCCCTTCAACGATCTTGAGGCCCTTGAGGGGGTCTTCACTGAGTATGCCGAAAAGGTCGCCGCGGTGATCGTGGAGCCGGTGCCGGGAAACATGGGGGTCGTCCCGCCTGTGGAGGGGTATCTCCCCGGCATCCTGAAGCTCGCCCGGAAAAACGGCGCCCTTGTGATCTTCGACGAGGTAATGAGCGGATTCCGGGCGGACCTGGGCGGCGCCCAGACGCTCTTCGGTCTCGATCCCGATCTGACAATGCTCGGGAAGGTCGTCGGCGGCGGGTACAACCTCGCCGCGGTGGGGGGCCGCCGGGACATTATGGAATCCCTGGCGCCGGTGGGGGACGTCTACCAGGCGGGGACCCTCTCCGGAAATCCGGTGGCGGTGGCCGCAGGGCTTGCGACGCTCTTGATCCTCAAGGAGCCGGGTCTCTTTTCCGGCATCGTCGAAAAGACCGAGCGCCTCGTTCGGGGAATCCTCCTATCGGCGGAAAAAGCGGGCGTCCCGATGTGGGGGGCGCAGGTGGGGACCATGGCGTGTCTCTTCTTCACGGACTCGCCGGTACGGAACTTCGTCGACGCTAAGAACGCCGACGGAGAGCGGTTCAAGAAATATTTCCACGCCATGCTGAAGGGCGACGGAACCCTCGGGCACTATTTCGCGCCGTCCGCCTTCGAGGCGCTGTTCGTCTCCGCCGCCCACACCGGTGAGGACATAGAGACGACCATCCGGGCGGCGGCCGAGAGCCTTTCGGCCCTGTAG
- the dnaA gene encoding chromosomal replication initiator protein DnaA, translating into METVWEEVIKTIQKKVPENTFDLWFKSLKLKEIKNGSIYLEVPNKFFRDWIDEHYHDIIMESLTLSGMDGHSVRLTISQDLVEVDAFEEPDLVEERRPVVSSDSTSGVWRQRLKSEYLLGEFVKGPSNEFAKAACEKVVENPARDYNPLFIYGGVGLGKTHLLNAIGNGILDNYPNMKVFYVTSEEFVNELVRSIRYEKMHEFQKKYRGMDVLLVDDIQFFAGKKQTQEEFFHTFNALYESQKQIVLTSDKITKEIAGLEERLRSRFEWGLIADIDYPDIEHMVAILKTKAEKQHHLEISDDVAFFIASIVNDKPNIRELEGMLTRLIAESSLDGSEITLDFARSALKNFIRDKDHPESIENIQKIVAKYYKLKVSDLKSQKRLKAVAEPRQIAMYLCKKINKASYPEIGKRFGGKDHSTVIHAVKKVERKINEDKQFRHNIFSIENQIKLLG; encoded by the coding sequence ATGGAAACGGTCTGGGAAGAAGTCATAAAAACCATTCAAAAGAAAGTACCGGAGAACACCTTCGACCTCTGGTTTAAATCTCTCAAGCTCAAAGAAATAAAAAACGGCAGTATTTACCTGGAGGTTCCCAATAAGTTTTTCCGGGACTGGATAGACGAACACTACCACGACATCATCATGGAGAGTCTCACGTTATCGGGAATGGACGGTCATTCGGTACGGCTGACAATCTCCCAGGACCTTGTGGAGGTCGACGCTTTCGAGGAGCCGGACCTCGTCGAGGAGCGTCGTCCCGTCGTCTCTTCCGACTCCACCAGCGGCGTGTGGCGCCAGCGCCTGAAGTCGGAATACCTTCTCGGTGAATTCGTGAAGGGCCCGTCAAACGAATTCGCCAAGGCGGCCTGCGAGAAGGTCGTTGAAAATCCGGCGAGGGATTACAACCCTCTTTTCATCTACGGCGGCGTGGGGCTCGGGAAAACCCATCTCCTCAACGCCATCGGCAACGGCATCCTGGATAACTACCCAAATATGAAGGTGTTCTACGTCACCTCCGAAGAATTCGTCAACGAGCTGGTTCGGTCCATCCGGTACGAAAAGATGCACGAGTTCCAGAAAAAGTACCGCGGAATGGACGTGCTCCTGGTGGACGACATCCAGTTCTTCGCCGGCAAGAAACAGACCCAGGAGGAATTTTTTCACACCTTCAACGCGCTGTACGAAAGTCAAAAGCAGATCGTTCTCACCAGCGACAAGATCACAAAAGAGATCGCGGGCCTCGAAGAACGGCTCAGATCACGATTCGAGTGGGGTTTGATCGCGGACATCGACTATCCGGACATCGAACACATGGTGGCGATCCTGAAAACAAAGGCGGAAAAACAGCACCACCTCGAGATATCCGACGACGTCGCGTTTTTCATCGCCTCCATCGTCAACGACAAGCCGAACATCCGTGAGCTGGAGGGCATGCTCACCCGGCTCATCGCGGAATCCTCCCTCGACGGCAGCGAGATCACCCTTGATTTCGCCCGAAGCGCCCTGAAGAACTTCATCAGGGACAAGGATCATCCGGAGAGCATCGAGAACATTCAGAAAATCGTTGCAAAATATTACAAGCTGAAGGTGTCGGACCTCAAGTCCCAGAAGCGTCTGAAGGCGGTGGCGGAGCCGAGACAGATCGCGATGTACCTCTGCAAAAAGATCAACAAGGCGTCATACCCGGAGATAGGAAAGAGATTCGGCGGCAAAGATCACTCCACCGTCATTCACGCGGTGAAGAAGGTGGAACGAAAGATAAACGAGGACAAGCAATTTCGCCACAACATTTTTTCCATAGAGAACCAGATCAAGCTTTTGGGGTAA
- a CDS encoding Lrp/AsnC family transcriptional regulator, giving the protein MDETTKKVLAVASGDLPIERRPFDEWADEAGIQTEQLLAILSRERDNGTIRRFGAVLRHTESGYVKNAMVAWSVDARRADDAAGVMTESDAVSHCYLREPTPDWPYTLYTMIHATSDRELKTVIEDLSQRCGLSDYTVLETIRELKKKSPRYLSP; this is encoded by the coding sequence ATGGACGAGACAACCAAAAAAGTCTTGGCCGTCGCCTCGGGGGACCTTCCCATCGAGCGCCGTCCCTTTGACGAATGGGCGGATGAAGCGGGCATTCAGACCGAACAACTCCTTGCGATCCTCTCACGGGAGAGAGACAACGGTACGATCCGCCGCTTCGGGGCGGTTCTGCGGCATACCGAGAGCGGGTATGTGAAAAACGCCATGGTGGCATGGAGCGTGGACGCCCGCCGTGCGGACGACGCCGCGGGCGTCATGACGGAAAGCGATGCGGTGAGTCACTGCTACCTGCGGGAGCCGACCCCGGACTGGCCCTATACCCTGTACACGATGATCCACGCGACGTCCGACCGGGAGCTTAAGACGGTCATCGAGGACCTCTCCCAAAGGTGCGGGCTCTCCGATTACACCGTGCTGGAGACGATCCGGGAGCTGAAAAAAAAGAGCCCCCGGTACCTCTCTCCGTGA